A region of the Mytilus edulis chromosome 11, xbMytEdul2.2, whole genome shotgun sequence genome:
tttatgacttcaacctaAGATGTCACTGCCAGTACCTGAAAGTATAAATTGTTCATTATGACCCGAGCAAATACACGAAATATCATCTGTAGAAAGATGACcaaatgttaaaattttcggcagcatcatttataaatataataaattacaTAGGGCAACGGACAGATCCGCAGGGACATCATCTGCTATATTGCATAGAGCTTAGTCAATCGGCTAACCTCAAGTGAGTCCCCTTCTTTTTGTCAATTCGTTAGATGGAAGTAGGGAATCGACCGAAGTGTGACGAATAAGGATTAATATTCaccatttaaaagaaaagaaagaatatGGAAGTATCCATGATCCACGACACACAATCATTATACATATACACAATTTGTTCGTGTGGATTTGTAAGATTCACGTGAAAGAACTTATACACGAAACTCCCGTAAAGATGGCTATATGAAATTGACGTGAATATCACAAAAAATTCACGGAAGTTTTACGTAGTCGGTCGTGTTTAGTACGCAGTTTTGTATAGTCCGCACCCACATACAAATATTGTCAAGGTAAAGAACTAGACTAACAGCGTGGGATGAAACTCTTttacaatacaccaaatatcatcTTTTGAGACATTCAGAATTTAGTATAAAAGTAGCATTACAGTgatattataaatgtatgtacatATCCTTTATGACTATTTGTAGGGAGATAGAAGAAATTACAGAGGAGGGAAAAATaggacagaaaaaaaaatggtatcaggtacatgtataatatttcgCTATAGGTCTGGTGGATAGCTAATTTATGTTGTATCCTACTGCAGCAATGCTTGTTTTACTATTCGAAGTTGAAGGTTTACTTAGATTCGAAATAAAGCCAGGAGTATATAGAGTTCAATCAGTGTCGTTTAAATGTGATTATTCAAACGTTTGTACCTTTTTAGTCGGCTGTATTTAATGCAATGGTCAAACACTTTAGCTTCAGTTTCTTTTCTGAAGTGTTTTAAGGTCTATAGAATAGAAGGAAACGAGGTACTTTTGGTAATCAATATTCATCATAGTCAAAATAACGAGGTTTCAAGTAATAGAAGGTCACTGAACgactttcaacaataagcaaacaaATACCGTATAGTCAGCCATGAAAACCTCAACATGACATAGTACTAGTATTCAAACGCTTTGATATAAACAAACATATGTAATTGTactatttatttcaataaaataaacataaacaaaagacaGACAGCAACAACTGACAACCACTCAATAACAGCTGCAAAGTAAATTAGGCAAGGTTAACTACTGACGTTTGGACAGGCACATTCGGGATGTGGTGGCATTTCCATAGGAGTAGGTTTCCAACCATCCCCATACAGTGGTGCATGGGATAGTGGTGCAATGTCAGAACAAAAGAACACACTATTCAGTAAGCTGTTGTCCAGTAAGCATGCAAATGTACGTGGTTTTCTCTTGTTGATGTCGTCCATATGTGTATATTGTTTCTCgttctttatatatattagaaTGTTGGTTatcctgtttaaattgttttacactagccTAGCAATTTTCCCCCCTTTTAATTACTTATTTTCCGGTTTAAGCACAAGCTCCACGTTGAAGGCCGTAATTTGACCGATAATTGGTAGCATTTTATACGTTAGTTGTGATGTGgacgaagagttgtctcattagcactcaaaatattataaacaacGAATCACAGTGTtatgacttgggacaagcacaaaAAAATAGGCGGGAGGAAACATGTTTGTATGCGCACATTTTCCTCTTCTAACCCGAGACAGTTGTGTAACTGCAAACAAAACACCATTAAAGCAGTAGACAAGATAATGTAACTATGCATTGGATCAGAACATaacacaaaaacaattaaaaaaactcaCATAAGACGCAAAATACAGATCGGAAATGAAATGAAGACCTTGTGCAATGTCAACTTATCGGTATCGACAAAATAAAGGACAATCTTTCTTAGGTGTTTAGCAATACTTGCACATTTAAGTTGTGTGttttaatatatcaaatatataacaacattaacatataaaacaatattcaaagatctgaTTGCATAGAAAACATTCTTATCTTTTACAGTATGAATATGTAAAAAATATCGAAAAGTTTACACGGAATGCATCTTAATTACGGTCTCGATTAACAACAACACCGTATTGAATATGTCattatttgtatttgaaagaTATGTTTGTATACAAAATGTTTCTTCATAAGTTTTGCTTATTAATTACAAACAATTtaccaatatttgttttataagcaacatgaacattttaaataaaaatgaaaataaactcatatcatatatatagataccaggattgaaattttatatttacgccagacacatTAATTTCTATTTAATTTCAGTTGCGGATAAAGAAAAATCTGTCGATAGCCTTTGTTGTAGCTTTGCATTTTTTCTTGTATGCGCATGCATGTTTTTCGTACTGGGAGGAATTGGAGCTGAATATTTTTCTAATGATGAGACATGGGACACTAGTAATTGGTACCAGTACTACATTGGCGCCTTTGTTATAGCTCCAGTGGTAAGTGACGTCGCATTCTACTTATTAAGGTTAACACACTTGGTATCTAGATCTGAAATCCGCGGAGGGATCCGAAACCAAATGAGCAATTACATTGAAACCGATTGGTAAATCCTGTATCTATCTCAGGAAATATAATCTGCGGAGGGATCTTAAACCTAAAAAGCCATTACACGAAAACAGATGGGTAAAGTATTGATCTATCTCAAGGAGCATGATCAGCAGAGGGATCTCAAACCTTAATAGCAATTACACGAAAACCGACTGGTAAAGTCCTCGATTCCCGAATTCTTAAATTTATCAACCCAGATTTCTCTATTTTGTACTTTTTgtcaattattctctattctttatcttTTTGATCTATAATTTAAACTTCTTTATTTCTGGTGGATTGGGAAACacgttattgcaacttatattaatccctttccactttgcgggtgcgagtgctgccttgtggTGGCATTgtcctgctctttttcgaaatttaCAAGGCTGTCTTTtacggactactaacacaaaggttcccgGTTCGATTTCcgtttcagggactgaattttcggccctcctttgacaccatttgcaagtatggtcttAAGGACACGATGATTGTttgtcggaaggggacgataaatcatggctgacccatgttaagagagaaCACGTAAACAACAACCTTGTACTTGATCTTTAAGCATATCTTTATATTATGTTCtttgttttggtatatttttctctattctttatatgtaCCTGTGTTTTGTCCATCATTCTGTATTCTGTAAACCCAGACCAACACCCACAGTTATCCTATGACATACTTTTTATACTTATGTATTagaattgagaacggaaatgatTGCATTGAAAATCTGTGTATGTATCTGCGGAGGCATCATGTTGAATACAGGTTCACGTATTGATGTAAATgaacaaaatctaaatttctgtcaagagcattagttaaggaacaaaataagcaaaaaatagtgatatgttatcatggttatgaatCTCTTTTTCGAGATATTAGAGTTTTAATAATGGCTGGACAAAGCTGGCTCGAAATTTTACcttacatttgcattggtattatttggatctcaaatcgaaagaaaagaaatctagaatctTCTTAAAGTTTTCTGATTGACCTTTTGTCTGCTATTTAAGTTTAAATGAACAGAAAATGAGTCCGAAATTCCAAAACCTAACCAAAGTACATTCTTAAAATGTATGCTATTGAAACTCAGTATGAGTAGACCTATGTCACATTTATTCgagattaaaatatttaatttacgtATTTACGTTGCTCTTGCTTGACCAAGTACCAGCATGCCCTAACAGTGATTAGGTAATCTGTCGAAAAGATATAAActccggagtcaaaagtcggtgATATGAACAGTTTACGttcaaccaggttcaacccaccacttgtattcccctttaaaagtgtcctgtaccaagtcaggaagatggccattgttataatattgttcgtttctgtgtgtgtgttgcattttaacgttgagtcgtttgtgttttctcttattttttagataagacgtggcacggtacttgtctatcccaaattcatgtatttggttttgatgttatatttgttattctcgtggtgttttgtctattgcttggtccgtttctgtgtgtgttgcgtttcggtgttgtgtcgttgttctcctcttatatttaatgcgtttccctcggttttagtttgttaccccgattttgtttttttgtccatggatttatgagttttgaacagcggtatactactgttgcctttatttacgaagatcatgttttattttgttaggCACTGTTAAATGCTTTATGGGCATGCATTGCTGTAACCAAAGTGAGAGAGAACAAACAGAAAGAACTTGATGATTCAGTAagctattatttatttataaacatacacACATATTCcgaaacacacaaataaacaaacaaaaaacaaaagacaaaaaacaaaaccaaaacaaaCCAAAAAGCAAACATACAAGACAAAGTCCAGAGGTTACCGAGGACCTTGAGACGCAAACCTACAGCGGAATATGACCTGTACTCACATTTGGTAGTCAAATTAAATAGAGTGATCCTATATTTCTTTTGGGAAAAAAAACacgatttaattttatttacatagctacatttgtacatgtacacagATGATTATATAGTTTATTAACAATATTGATATAGGTTTATGATTTTATATGTAGAAACTCTAAACACTTATAGGCGGTAcattacactacagggagataactctatataAATCAACCGGATGCCGCAACTTTTCAAGACTATTAGATCGTATGTGATAAACTTGTATCCCTAACTAGtatcatgaaaaacaaacatatCGATAGTTGCTGCGACGAGTTTTTAGATTTAAAACCCAAGTTTGAAGTATTTAATacaacaataacaacaacaacaacaacaacacctttttatttgtcaatcaagacgccccgaggagcagtacaataacagtttaaattaaagtgtATAAATAattgttgtgattttttttcattgaactatttgaaattacaatacatgacaataaaactaaaactataagAAATACTAAGAAAAGGGAGACAACAAATACAGTGTATTTTCTCAAAGACAATGAGTGAGTGAACACAATCAGTACCGTTGTATAGTGAAAAGAAAGGCTGGGGGCTTCTCATGTTTTATTACTTAATTTTACTCTTCTAGTCTTTATTAAATTAActtttaacttaatcattgtgTAATTAACAAATGGATCTTCATTACTCATTTAATAGTAAGTTTCATCTTCCTCTCTATGTTTTGggttttttattttctataaataaacgtTTATTCATTTCCTGTAATAGTTCGTACAATGTCAGAAGGACATATTCGGATCGAAGCATTACAGTAGTATGTGTGGTATGTTTCAATCCTAGTACAGTGTAACCTGGCTAATCCGACACCTGATTATTCCATCATTCCGCTTCAACCGACACATTTTAATTGTCCCAAAATATGCATATTCTTGCATAAAAACAGCCTTCTTAATCCGACATTTTTTTCTTCTGGTGCCCAGTGTGTCGGATTAGGCAAACTGGTATAAATGATGAGTTTGCTTAGTCCGACATTTTATTTTGTGGTGCCGAGTTTCGAATTAAGCAAACTATACTGGTATATATAATGAGtttctttacttttttaaattttagattggATGCATATGGTTATTGCTTCTCTTAGCTACGGCTGCATTTGTCGTCGGTGCAGTTTTCTTTGGTGGTTTTTCTGAACATTCAAAGGCTTTGCAGGAATGTGAACGAAATGAAACAAAGGCTTTAATTAAAACAAGTTTAGAAGACCACTGTAGTGACGCTACATACAAAGCATTTTGTATTTGCTTCCTTGTCGGTCTAGTGCTTTTTGGGTTAACTACTTTAGCTAGTTGCTCTTACCGATCGAAAGAAAACGAGAAACTACATTCCCGTTCACACCAGGTGGCGCCTAAGACCGCAGCACCAAAAGCCGCCATCAAATTAGAGAACAAAGGAAATCCAGAAACTGATCaattaaagaaacaaaatcaaacattGACAGGAGAAAAAGAAAGACTTAACAAACAGTTGActgaaacaaaaaatcaaaacaattctCTCAAAGATCAGGTAACAGCCCTTCAAAAAGAACTCAATGAGATAAAGAACTTAAATATGCAGCTTCAAATGCAGCTCAGCCAGGCTTATGAAACACCACAACAGTTAGATTCTGAAGATCTGTACAATAGAGAAAGATTAAATCAGCCGCCTCCATTAGCTTACACCAATATTCCTGCAACAGCCTGGACAGTTGGTAGTCCCCCATCTGCTCCTCCGCCGGAATATAGTGAGGtagaaaacaaatattgacaCGAGTTGAAACCGAGATTATATTGGGACGTTTTGTGGACAATACAATATTGGCACGTGTTGTAGCCAAGTAATTATTGACACATGCTATAGCCGAGTTTACATAATGACACGTTGCAATTAAATATTTTCACATGCACAGGTCAATTGATATTgatgtcatacatgtacataataaacgATTTTTAAGATTCCTCGTAGTATTCAAATATATAAGATTACATCCAAggtcctttgttctaacaggggtgatctgagccggatcacccctaccagatcattGCAGTTTGAGTTTCTATGTTATGCATGCTTATCTGtattctgtaacattttggcgagAATGTCAAAttcactataaaacttataattaattatacggaaaagactatctatcaaaattcacgtagaaaaaatcaaGTGTGGAATttaactcaagacctttagcatatcaagccccGACACATACAACTAcgccaggacgactggatacgaactaactaacatacttaaaggaagcaagatatttttataagttggGCGAATTGTCAGACCTtttttcagtggggtttaaaactttttcgttaataagagagttgtcagactgattgttcaatttgattttacactttttcaaaagtggggcgagtcggtaaacaagagtggggtgatttttttataaagtggcgatatagtatgtgccgattggcaagtggggcgagttgacattgtttgatatctactcattgTGTTCGGGATTAAATGGTTTCATCataaagtaatatataaagtGTATTATAATGGTTGcatggcgttctaaactagattttatgaattgtaaatagtTTTTCGTCTAATCTTAAACAGCTTGGATgaaaaatagttatcccactcggacttggtttgtcagtgttagatcaacctctggcctccggccatcggggtgatcttacactgacacatcgcgtccttgtgggataaccATTAAAGATTAATCTAACATTAAGCGATCTCAAATAAATACGCATCAAACATGTGTGATGTAAAAACCGACATAGATACCGTACATGTACCTTCTTATATATCATATTCTAATCCGTCGTACTTTTTGTATACATATACATTGCATTTATTCTGATTAGCATGCCCATGAATTCAGGACAAATGATATATAGTCTTTCTTTATCTACCCAAAGCAGAGAGACGTTCCTATGCTTAACGTAGTTAAGTCATCAAGATTGCCTAAATTAAGGACCATGGATAATATCATTAATTGCtcctaaataaaaattagaatgaCCTCACGTAATTGATTAATTTTCATTGCTTAGTACGTTTCAAACCAATACCATCCTTGGTATACGCTTTTGAATATATTACACACAATGCATTTGATTCTTCAACGTCGAATTGAAGTCCTGACACTAGATTTTATAAAACGAATAACTGCCCTCGTTATTCCCAATATTGTTGTCCTGGGTAAAAATTATTATTGAAAATACCACGTCTGTTCTTGGTGAtatcttaatattaaaaatatgttttaaacgtTATCCTCAGTTTTTAGTTGTGTTAACCAGCAACCAAACAGCTAACCTACAAGTGAATGTAAATATAagagagggtcgaaagatacaagagggacagtcaaactcatagatcgaaaaaaagtactgacaacgccatgccttaaaaataaaaaaaaaaataaaaaaacacaaataatagtacacaagacacaacatagttACATCAGACAAAAAATAACCATTatcgaaaatgaataaaaaaaaacaaaaacagacataTAGCAGCCCAaacatgaaacttaagtgaagaaataagaaacaaactaaaactggaTGTACTTTACCACAATCTAACAAACGTGGTGTTTGACAACGATGTTAGCTTTTTGAATATAAGGAAATTGTCTAtagtttaaaaacatttatctaaacgGAGGGAAAAAAACTACCAGAAGAAACAATGAATGTATAATCAACAGCTGTGCCATGAACGCATGATACGCCCATCGTCTTGtgtgaaagttttattttatgcaataatcataaatagtttctgagaaagttttaagcaataaccatatattgttttttcaGATACGGAGGGACATATGAACACCCctctctttttttcttcttcaaaaaaactaaatatcactatgTTTATGTGTGGCTTGAAGTTTAATGACataaacatatttagaaatacaaAATACATTCATCAGAGCAAGAAATTAGGACCAGCAAATAAATTATCAATGGAAGTAATTTGAAATTGCATATCATACACCGAAATATCATGCGCTTCTTGTTGTACACAAGGCGCCGATGATGACAAGATAACAATAACACTGTTAGTCGTAGAAAAACATAAATAGATATGGTATGGTTGTAAACTAGACAACTCTCCTCAGGAGACACAAATACACattaattaacaaatataggtcaccgaatGGGTTACAACAATGAGTACACCCACAATGTATTTTCAgatttaaaaggccccgaaacaACAGAGGTAAAATTCAAACAAGACAATTAACGGCCTGATTTTTCTACAAACAGATAaacgatatgaaaaaaaaaaaatttgatatacggcaacaaatgacaacactgaattacaggcttctgactttggacagacacaagaaaaatgtggcggggttaaattaATCTGACGGGCTCCACCTCCGAACCCCTAAGCTGGTTCAGTGGTGTAACGGTGCAAAATACGACcaaactataaaatcagttgaaaatagCCTAACTTATCAGATCAATATAGAGCAGACATATATCTTACACAACACAAAATTGACGTAGCAGGGTACTTAAATATACACACAACCAAAAGACAAtaagtacatatctgagagtagtTGCTGTTAATGACAGCTACTAGTTTTGCAATGCCAATACCAACTGATAAAAACATGCATCTGAGACTAATATATCAATCAATAcgcatccaacatccaatgaatgACCAAATTAGTGTAAATATGACTATATAAGTATGAATGACATAAAACTACAAGTTTTATAATTATTCAGTTGTATCAAACAGTTTCAGCTTATTTGAAGATTCTCGTATAGTTCCTCCACAGTGTCAGCATTGCATGGAATGTTAGCATGAGCGCATGATTCCATATTGTCAGCATTGCATGGATGGTTAGCACGAGCACCTGTTGCAATATTGTCAGCAGCGAATTGTGTATTAGCATAGACATTACTATTTGTATTTCTGCAGGTGTCATAAACGCCACTCTGTATACCACTAGCCCTTCCGATGAAATCATAAtcattttgttggctagttactCTTAACTCATCCAGACTTTCGGTGTTGCTGAAACAGAAAAAAAGCATTTATGGTAATTACTGATAGGTTATGTTACACTTTGATAATTATGTATGGGCGATTAACGATATGACATAAAAAGACGTCGCTGTGGTGTTGTCGTGTAACTATGAATGTTGGACTCTGGTTCAA
Encoded here:
- the LOC139495738 gene encoding uncharacterized protein codes for the protein MVSVADKEKSVDSLCCSFAFFLVCACMFFVLGGIGAEYFSNDETWDTSNWYQYYIGAFVIAPVALLNALWACIAVTKVRENKQKELDDSIGCIWLLLLLATAAFVVGAVFFGGFSEHSKALQECERNETKALIKTSLEDHCSDATYKAFCICFLVGLVLFGLTTLASCSYRSKENEKLHSRSHQVAPKTAAPKAAIKLENKGNPETDQLKKQNQTLTGEKERLNKQLTETKNQNNSLKDQVTALQKELNEIKNLNMQLQMQLSQAYETPQQLDSEDLYNRERLNQPPPLAYTNIPATAWTVGSPPSAPPPEYSEVENKY